In the Vicinamibacteria bacterium genome, GTTGATGTCCGTACCCGTTCGAATCGGCGATGACTCTACCTGCGGCACCTAGAGGCCCTCATCGCTAGGCCGCACCGCTCGATACGATATCTCCGCTTATGGCGAGCGCTTCCTGATGGTCGCGGGGCCCGCTCATCAGCGGAAGAGCGTCCGGGTCAAGGCTCGCGGTCCGTCGGGTAGCCGCCGTGGACCGGCGGGAGGTACATCTGGGCGATGGCCTGGGCGTGCTTTTTCGAGTCGAACGGCAGGGCGTTGGCCTGGAGCGCGACGACGAGATCGTACTCCGGGTAGTCGATGACAACGGAGCGGGTGCCCTTCACCGTGCCGGTCTTATTGATGTACCAGCGGCCCTCGGCGTCCTCGTCGAGCTGGAAGCCGAGCGCCATTTTGAAGTCTTGTTTGACGGACTCCCCCTCGCGTTGGAGCTCCATGACGGGGTCGACGTGGACGGCGAACAGGGTAGCCACCGTTTCCGCCTTCATGAGCTTGCCGTCGTTGATCGCTTGACCGAAGCGGACGAGGTCCTCGGAAGTGGAGAGCATGCCGCCGCCCGCGTACTTGTAGCTCGGGTCGACGTAGGGAGGGTTCACGAGGACGCCGCGCTCGTTCCGAACGTAGCCCCGGCCGCGCTTGTGGACGATGCGCGAGGGCACGTCGAACGAGGAGCTCAGCATGCCGGCGGGCTCCCAGACGAACCGCCTCATGTATTCCTCGAAGCCGAGACCGCTCGCCGTCTCCACGACGCCCTGCAAAAGGTTGAACGCGTGCGAGGAGTAGAAATAGAGCTTTCCCGGCTCGAACAAGAGCGGGTCGTCTCGGAAATGCTCTATCGCCTCGTTGATGTCGTCGAAGTGCCGTGCTTCGTAGAGACCATAGGGGCCGAACTCGCCGTCACGATAGTGTCGGATGCCGGAGGTATGCGTCAGGATGTGCTCGAGCGTGATCGGGCTGCGTTTCTCCGGGTAACTGGGGACGTACTTCT is a window encoding:
- a CDS encoding serine hydrolase domain-containing protein, with amino-acid sequence MSKTFTRLALLGFLSLRSPASLPAQTEAEGHRQAILRYLEQVRNETGAPGISAAVGLEGEIVFSGGVGYAELDNMTPADGGTVWNVGSVSKVLAGVAVMQLVERGTVSLEDRIQKYVPSYPEKRSPITLEHILTHTSGIRHYRDGEFGPYGLYEARHFDDINEAIEHFRDDPLLFEPGKLYFYSSHAFNLLQGVVETASGLGFEEYMRRFVWEPAGMLSSSFDVPSRIVHKRGRGYVRNERGVLVNPPYVDPSYKYAGGGMLSTSEDLVRFGQAINDGKLMKAETVATLFAVHVDPVMELQREGESVKQDFKMALGFQLDEDAEGRWYINKTGTVKGTRSVVIDYPEYDLVVALQANALPFDSKKHAQAIAQMYLPPVHGGYPTDREP